From the genome of Octopus sinensis unplaced genomic scaffold, ASM634580v1 Contig07144, whole genome shotgun sequence:
gtagttgtggtccctgcattgatttattcaatatactcaatttcccaaaaatgtcaactaaataGGCAAATTTGACAATAAAGTCATCATCCCTGAACAACTTTGCatcttcaatatcattttcatcaagaaAATCTGCAACTTGATCTTTGAGTTCAAACACCCTTCTAATCACTTTTGCACGAGATAGCCAGCGTACCTCACAATAGTATAAAAGCGATGTATATTTTGAATCCATATCTTCACACAGCTTTGCAAAAAGCTTAGCTCTTAAAGGACTGTGTTTTATGTAGTTTATAACTTTTGTAATTTGCGCAAAAATATCGTTCAGTTCTGGACTCATATTCTTTGAGACAAGTGCTGATCTGTGCAGCATGCAGTGCGTCCAGATAATTTCTGGTGCTCTGTTTTTTACAAGAGCTTGAAGACCAGATTTATTTCCTGACATTGACTGTGCTCCGTCTGTACAAAGTCCAACACAATTGATCCATtctatgttattttcttcaaaaaaagtatcaattatattaaaaatttcattgGCCGTGCTCCTTCCAGGAAATGGTTTGCAGAATAATAGATCTTCTATTATTGTACTTTCTTCAGCATATCTGACATATGCAATTAaatgtgcatttttatttatgtcaGCTCCCTCATCAACTTGTATAGCAAATTTACAGTTACGTAGTCGAGAACCAACTGATCACAAAGATCTTCAGATATGTCATCAATTCTTCTAGCGACTGTGTTATCAGCAAGCGGTATTTGCTGTAATTGTTTTGCATAGGATTCGCCAAACATTGCTTCAACCATATCGATAGCTGCTGGCAAAACTAGAGTTTCTCCGATATTGTGCGGTTTCTTGCATTTTGCAATCCTGTAAGAAACTTTGTACGATACtagtaaagcatttgaagagacAGAAACAAGTTTTTTTAACGATTTCGTTTGGTTATCAAactcttctaattttcttttaaaaaattcttcagactTATGGACATGTTCAGAATGCATCgtttcaaaatgtcttcttaATTTGCATGGCCTCATACTATCTGCTGCAAGTGTTTTGAGGCAAAGCAAATAGAGGGGTTTTTCCATAGAATCAACAAAGATACGTGTGAATCCTAACAATAAGTAAGATGgaaagtattttcttgtctttggagtggtattgattatattccaatcttttgattttttgaaccatcatcatcaaaatctttattattcgtgaattttcttttgcaaccactcaagaatttattcatgtgttaaaattatttaattgtctaataaattaaataaatttttgaaaaaatataatttttaaattaataactcttattatcggaatagtcacgttttttacatagatataattttctaaaaatgtttctgaaatacttttcgcgcctcccttgacacgagtcaacgcctccctagggaggcgcgCCTCCCCATTTGGAAACCTCTGGTGTAAACCAAAGAAAACTCAACTACGACAACGTCGCGTTCGCATCTCCTCAAACGTCTGCCGTTAGAGCCCTGACCCAGCGCGTCAATACCTTGAGTCTTCAACTCAAGCGTGCTGAGGGGACCCCGGATCGTGTTTTGAAACAGCAACGCGTGTTCATTTCACAACCGGATGTTCCCCCAAATTTGGAGGCTGGGAGCATCATTGATGACATTCCAGTTAGTTTTTCTGCGTGCCACGACGCTTAGGTTTCGGCCCAAGTCTTATCATATGACTTTTGGAGGCCAAAGTTCGTACGTTACCACGTTCGGACTGGGCTTTTCACCTCATCGAATGGTCTATATCAGAGGTTTCCAAGCTTTTTTTCGCGCCTCCCTTAGAGAAAAAGTACAATCTTGCGCCTCCctttatattccataatataatacaattattattttatcaaaaacaattttttaaaacaaaaagttaatgagataatttttttccatcttggcgcaaagtttttcaaatcttggtgtcatcgcagagagtgctactcttagctcatta
Proteins encoded in this window:
- the LOC115227784 gene encoding protein FAM200A-like codes for the protein MHSEHVHKSEEFFKRKLEEFDNQTKSLKKLVSVSSNALLVSYKVSYRIAKCKKPHNIGETLVLPAAIDMVEAMFGESYAKQLQQIPLADNTVARRIDDISEDLCDQYAEEKNNIEWINCVGLCTDGAQSMSGNKSGLQALVKNRAPEIIWTHCMLHRSALVSKNMSPELNDIFAQITKVINYIKHSPLRAKLFAKLCEDMDSKYTSLLYYCEVRWLSRAKVIRRVFELKDQVADFLDENDIEDAKLFRDDDFIVKFAYLVDIFGKLSILCIWRYEDTRSNTMRKREITLNDANDIVECTVELYELFVLSFIQIHLYLRFSDKQPFLEDEYIAP